Proteins encoded together in one Xiphophorus maculatus strain JP 163 A chromosome 13, X_maculatus-5.0-male, whole genome shotgun sequence window:
- the chtop gene encoding chromatin target of PRMT1 protein isoform X2, whose amino-acid sequence MSAAASQKVVLKSTTKVSLNERFTNMLKNKQPTAVSIRATMQQQHLASARNRRLAQQMENRPSVQAALNHKQSLKQRLGKGSIQARLGRPVGVLMRGGPAGIRGGLRGLTRGGFRGVRGGIMRGALSLRGGPMRGRGIASRMPIRRGGRYRGVPAGRGGVMSRGVGRGGVARGRGGLRGRGGFAGRGGRGRGRGRGSGRPAVTREQLDNQLDAYMSKTKGHLDAELDAYMAQADPDSME is encoded by the exons CTTCACTAACATGCTGAAGAACAAGCAGCCTACTGCAGTAAGCATTCGAGCCACCATGCAACAGCAGCATTTGGCTAGTGCCCGCAATCGCCGGTTGGCCCAGCAGATGGAGAACCGTCCCTCAGTCCAAGCAGCTCTAAATCACAAGCAG AGCCTAAAGCAACGCCTGGGTAAGGGTAGCATCCAAGCCAGACTAGGCCGGCCCGTCGGAGTTCTAATGCGTGGAGGACCTGCTGGGATTAGAGGTGGCTTGCGGGGACTGACCAGAGGAGGATTTAGAGGAGTCAGAGGAGGAATCATGCGAGGGGCTTTGTCCCTGAGGG GTGGCCCCATGCGAGGCCGGGGAATAGCTAGCCGCATGCCGATCCGTAGAGGAGGTCGCTACCGTGGAGTACCTGCTGGACGAGGAGGAGTGATGTCCAGAGGAGTAGGTCGAGGTGGAGTAGCAAGAG GTCGTGGTGGACTTCGTGGACGTGGTGGATTCGCTGGTAGAGGAGGACGTGGTCGTGGGCGGGGTAGAGGAAGTGGTCGGCCAGCTGTAACCCGTGAACAGCTCGACAACCAACTTGATGCCTATATGTCAAAGACCAAAGGTCACCTGGACGCAGAGCTGGATGCTTACATGGCCCAGGCAGACCCAGACAGCATGGAGTAA
- the chtop gene encoding chromatin target of PRMT1 protein isoform X1, which yields MSAAASQKVVLKSTTKVSLNERFTNMLKNKQPTAVSIRATMQQQHLASARNRRLAQQMENRPSVQAALNHKQSLKQRLGKGSIQARLGRPVGVLMRGGPAGIRGGLRGLTRGGFRGVRGGIMRGALSLRGKRIPTGGPMRGRGIASRMPIRRGGRYRGVPAGRGGVMSRGVGRGGVARGRGGLRGRGGFAGRGGRGRGRGRGSGRPAVTREQLDNQLDAYMSKTKGHLDAELDAYMAQADPDSME from the exons CTTCACTAACATGCTGAAGAACAAGCAGCCTACTGCAGTAAGCATTCGAGCCACCATGCAACAGCAGCATTTGGCTAGTGCCCGCAATCGCCGGTTGGCCCAGCAGATGGAGAACCGTCCCTCAGTCCAAGCAGCTCTAAATCACAAGCAG AGCCTAAAGCAACGCCTGGGTAAGGGTAGCATCCAAGCCAGACTAGGCCGGCCCGTCGGAGTTCTAATGCGTGGAGGACCTGCTGGGATTAGAGGTGGCTTGCGGGGACTGACCAGAGGAGGATTTAGAGGAGTCAGAGGAGGAATCATGCGAGGGGCTTTGTCCCTGAGGG GAAAGCGAATTCCTACAGGTGGCCCCATGCGAGGCCGGGGAATAGCTAGCCGCATGCCGATCCGTAGAGGAGGTCGCTACCGTGGAGTACCTGCTGGACGAGGAGGAGTGATGTCCAGAGGAGTAGGTCGAGGTGGAGTAGCAAGAG GTCGTGGTGGACTTCGTGGACGTGGTGGATTCGCTGGTAGAGGAGGACGTGGTCGTGGGCGGGGTAGAGGAAGTGGTCGGCCAGCTGTAACCCGTGAACAGCTCGACAACCAACTTGATGCCTATATGTCAAAGACCAAAGGTCACCTGGACGCAGAGCTGGATGCTTACATGGCCCAGGCAGACCCAGACAGCATGGAGTAA
- the txnip gene encoding thioredoxin-interacting protein, producing the protein MVAMTKKVKTFQITLSDSNKSFYCGGDKVCGRIEVEVSEVTRVSAMKILALGCAKVEYAKGKQRCRQEAEYLRYEEVLQLSEQPTDSDGSVVLRPGNKYEYKFGFDLPQQGQLVSSYKGKFGYVHYYVKALMERPQQPILECKKCFEVEEPLDVNTPDLLSPTGGTKEKKVTCMFIPDGQVSLNAKIDRRGFCEGEDICINAKFENTCSRIVVPKAAIIAKHTYQANGRTKIFRQKLSSVRGNHIISGMCDAWQGKTIRVPKIKPSMLGCNIIRVEYALMIYVHIPGSEKLILELPLVIGTAGLGSRSNSVSSQEGSVSNASQSWVSLRMPSEPPSYCDITKDCRLDQPLTPLLDDVDCDDSPIFMNAPSFQYPSPPTYTETEEEYIGNSVMLPVC; encoded by the exons ATGGTGGCAATGACGAAGAAGGTGAAAACCTTCCAAATCACCCTATCGGATTCAAACAAGTCCTTTTACTGCGGCGGGGACAAGGTGTGTGGCCGAATTGAAGTAGAGGTGAGCGAGGTGACTCGGGTGTCTGCAATGAAGATACTGGCTCTGGGCTGCGCCAAAGTGGAGTACGCTAAAGGCAAGCAACGGTGCCGCCAGGAGGCCGAGTACTTGCGCTATGAAGAGGTCCTGCAGTTGAGCGAGCAGCCCACAG ATTCTGATGGATCAGTTGTCTTAAGGCCTGGTAATAAATATGAGTACAAGTTTGGATTTGATCTTCCTCAGCAAGG GCAGTTGGTGTCTTCTTACAAGGGGAAGTTTGGTTATGTCCACTATTATGTAAAGGCCTTGATGGAGAGGCCACAGCAACCTATTCTGGAGTGCAAGAAATGCTTCGAGGTGGAGGAACCTCTGGACGTCAACACACCAGATCTGCTG TCTCCCACAGGTGGCACAAAGGAGAAGAAGGTCACCTGCATGTTCATCCCTGACGGTCAAGTGTCGCTGAATGCAAAAATTGACCGACGTGGATTCTGTGAGGGCGAAGACATTTGTATCAATGCGAAGTTTGAGAACACTTGCTCACGCATTGTGGTGCCCAAGGCCGCCATCATCGCCAAACATACGTACCAGGCCAATGGCCGCACCAAGATCTTCCGTCAGAAGCTTTCTTCAGTGCGTGGAAACCACATTATCTCAGGCATGTGTGATGCCTGGCAGGGAAAGACTATCAGGGTGCCAAAGATCAAACCGTCCATGCTTGGCTGCAACATCATTCGTGTGGAGTATGCCTTAATG ATTTATGTCCACATCCCAGGTAGTGAGAAGCTAATTCTAGAGCTACCTCTGGTTATTGGAACTGCTGGTCTTGGTAGCCGTAGCAACAGTGTTAGCAGCCAAGAGGGTTCAGTCAGCAATGCGTCTCAGAGTTGGGTGTCCCTCAGGATGCCCTCTGAGCCTCCAAGTTACTGTGACATCACTAAGGACTGCCGCCTGGACCAGCCTCTTACCCCGCTGCTCGATGATGTCGACTGTGACGACAGTCCCATCTTCATGAATGCACCCAGCTTCCAGTACCCATCACCTCCAACATACACTGAG aCAGAGGAGGAGTACATTGGGAATTCAGTCATGCTTCCTGTCTGCTGA